One segment of Gemmatimonadota bacterium DNA contains the following:
- a CDS encoding ABC transporter permease: protein MPRPNTANIVAGFATLRANPLRTTLSTLGVVIGAAALVAVLALGDGMERFVREQIARSTDVQSILVAAKTSVTIDGQTFPVDSYPVFTPADAAAIVAAIPGADQATLTVSGRSAIAGGGGRLEEVGIAATLPSLADQVGLAFAAGRYFTPAEADGNDPVIVLSHTLARRLTGRRPEEAVGDTVRIRDRTRTIVGVLAPVEGEQVGAAYIPIQGAVDALAPTPRPRAPTLVLRARTIEDVTPVQQGAERWLAARFGGQWQRLARVESNRKQLEDVEQGMILFRLFMGAITGISLIVGGIGIMNVLLASVTERTREIGVRKAVGASRGDILVQFLAESVTISGLGSALGAALGLAGAFGVTALMRQQTEAQIYAAFTWGTVLVCAVAALVVGLSFGLYPALRAARLSPIDAIRHE, encoded by the coding sequence ATGCCCAGACCCAACACCGCCAACATCGTGGCCGGCTTTGCCACCCTCCGTGCCAACCCGCTCCGTACCACCCTCTCCACGCTGGGCGTGGTGATCGGCGCCGCCGCGCTGGTGGCGGTGCTGGCCCTGGGCGATGGGATGGAACGCTTCGTCCGGGAGCAGATCGCCCGCTCCACCGACGTGCAGTCGATCCTGGTGGCCGCAAAGACCTCGGTCACGATCGACGGCCAGACCTTCCCCGTGGACAGCTATCCGGTCTTCACCCCCGCCGACGCGGCGGCGATCGTCGCCGCGATCCCCGGCGCCGACCAGGCCACCCTGACGGTGAGCGGCCGCTCGGCGATCGCCGGGGGCGGGGGCCGGCTGGAGGAGGTGGGGATCGCCGCCACCCTGCCAAGCCTGGCTGACCAGGTGGGACTCGCCTTCGCGGCGGGGCGGTACTTCACGCCGGCGGAGGCGGACGGCAACGATCCGGTGATCGTGCTGAGCCACACCCTCGCGCGCCGGCTGACGGGCCGGCGGCCGGAGGAGGCCGTGGGCGACACCGTGCGCATTCGCGACCGCACCCGGACCATCGTCGGGGTCCTGGCCCCGGTGGAGGGGGAGCAGGTTGGCGCGGCCTACATCCCGATCCAGGGGGCGGTAGACGCGCTTGCCCCCACGCCGCGGCCGCGGGCGCCCACGCTGGTGCTCCGTGCCCGGACCATCGAGGACGTCACCCCGGTGCAGCAGGGCGCCGAGCGGTGGCTGGCGGCGCGCTTCGGGGGGCAGTGGCAGCGGCTGGCCCGCGTGGAATCCAACCGGAAGCAGCTCGAGGACGTGGAGCAGGGGATGATCTTGTTCCGGCTGTTCATGGGGGCGATCACCGGGATCTCGCTGATCGTGGGCGGGATCGGCATCATGAACGTACTGCTGGCCTCGGTCACCGAGCGGACGCGGGAGATCGGCGTGCGCAAGGCGGTCGGCGCGAGCCGCGGCGACATCCTGGTGCAGTTCCTGGCGGAATCGGTGACGATCTCCGGCCTGGGCAGCGCGCTCGGCGCGGCGCTCGGCCTGGCGGGGGCGTTCGGGGTCACCGCCCTCATGCGGCAGCAGACCGAGGCCCAGATCTATGCGGCGTTCACGTGGGGCACCGTCCTGGTCTGCGCGGTGGCGGCGCTGGTGGTGGGGCTCTCGTTCGGGCTCTATCCCGCCCTCCGCGCCGCGCGGCTCTCGCCGATCGATGCCATCCGGCACGAGTAG
- a CDS encoding Stp1/IreP family PP2C-type Ser/Thr phosphatase, whose translation MRFSCAARTDTGVVRSGNEDNYLMLADRGVFIVADGMGGHAAGEVASEMAVRIISRELGSLRGLNDDQAGERMRHAIIEANAAIFDRTLTEHDKRGMGTTTTALILLPQRYLLGQVGDSRAYLLRDGHFLQVTKDHSYVQEQVDLGLLTPEQARVHPYSNVITRCIGANAEVVPDLYFGHLRPGDVLLLASDGLTGMLEDEYLAQILKGEGGPQQWVDRLINEANRRGGLDNITAILIRIEPDAPAP comes from the coding sequence GTGCGTTTCTCCTGCGCTGCCCGGACCGATACCGGTGTCGTTCGCTCCGGCAACGAAGACAATTACCTGATGCTCGCCGACCGCGGCGTGTTCATCGTGGCCGACGGCATGGGCGGCCACGCCGCGGGCGAGGTGGCCAGCGAGATGGCCGTACGGATCATCTCCCGCGAGCTGGGCAGCCTGCGCGGCCTCAACGACGACCAGGCCGGCGAGCGGATGCGGCACGCGATCATCGAGGCCAACGCGGCCATCTTCGACCGCACCCTCACCGAGCACGACAAGCGCGGCATGGGCACCACCACGACCGCGCTCATCCTGCTCCCGCAGCGCTACCTGCTGGGCCAGGTGGGCGACAGCCGCGCCTACCTGCTGCGCGACGGGCACTTCCTGCAGGTCACCAAGGACCACTCCTACGTCCAGGAGCAGGTGGACCTCGGCCTGCTGACCCCGGAACAGGCCCGGGTGCACCCCTACAGCAACGTCATCACCCGCTGCATCGGCGCCAACGCCGAGGTGGTGCCGGACCTCTACTTCGGCCACCTGCGCCCGGGGGACGTGCTGCTGCTGGCGTCCGACGGACTCACCGGGATGCTCGAGGACGAATACCTGGCCCAGATCCTCAAGGGCGAAGGCGGTCCGCAGCAGTGGGTCGATCGCCTGATCAACGAGGCCAACCGCCGCGGGGGCCTCGACAACATCACCGCCATCCTCATTCGCATCGAGCCCGACGCCCCCGCGCCGTAG
- a CDS encoding FHA domain-containing protein: MMELEVGGQRTPIPVGELVIGADPSCGLKLTGVAAAHAVVTGGADGSVIVRRVGEHDVLINGVKLGAEPAPVLHGDKVQVGLHELLVHDPRRSGSTQFVSASDVARMVAATAKAGGPKTPTAATGGRLVCLTDGREYTIGTAPLVIGREAGCDIVVPNKDVSRRHAEIFQSPQGYVLVDSSTNGSFVNGERIEAQRVLARADVLRIGDHEFRFYADRAPEPAAVAAPAASPVPAPSLPIVPAPAGAVERLSHTMHGMPVTPPQPPPAAPKAPPAPAVRPSGSSGAMAAFVIRSGSLKGQRLQVRVPVVNIGRAEYNDLVIPDDSVSGSHAKLQRREGVWILVDNESTNGTWVDGERVAGEAALGPGSVVRFGEISVLFEPTDDHLSMSGGSGTKVMGAMKPSSPAPAAAAPTPPPAPAPAPAPAPAPAPVPPPAPPAPVVAPPVAEKRPTPVPAAPVPQQELGLKQSGARRPPVIVSSSPPSRGMPKWVVPLVLVVILGIVAAVLLTR, from the coding sequence ATGATGGAACTGGAAGTCGGCGGGCAGCGCACTCCCATCCCGGTGGGGGAACTGGTCATCGGCGCGGACCCCTCCTGCGGGCTCAAGCTGACAGGGGTCGCGGCGGCCCATGCGGTGGTGACCGGCGGCGCCGATGGCTCGGTCATCGTGCGCCGGGTCGGCGAGCATGACGTGCTCATCAACGGCGTGAAGCTCGGCGCCGAACCGGCGCCGGTGCTCCACGGCGACAAGGTGCAGGTGGGCCTCCACGAATTGCTGGTCCACGACCCGCGCCGCAGCGGCAGCACCCAGTTCGTGAGCGCCAGCGACGTGGCCCGGATGGTGGCCGCGACGGCCAAGGCGGGCGGGCCCAAGACCCCCACCGCCGCCACCGGCGGCCGGCTGGTGTGCCTGACGGATGGCCGCGAGTACACCATCGGCACGGCGCCGCTGGTGATCGGCCGCGAGGCGGGCTGCGACATCGTGGTGCCGAACAAGGACGTCTCCCGGCGCCACGCCGAGATCTTCCAGTCACCGCAGGGCTACGTGCTGGTCGACTCCAGCACCAACGGCAGCTTCGTCAATGGCGAGCGGATCGAGGCCCAGCGGGTGCTGGCCCGGGCGGACGTGCTGCGCATCGGCGACCACGAGTTCCGCTTCTACGCCGATCGCGCCCCCGAACCGGCCGCGGTCGCGGCCCCGGCCGCCTCGCCGGTGCCCGCGCCCTCCCTGCCGATCGTCCCGGCGCCCGCGGGCGCCGTCGAGCGGCTCTCCCACACCATGCACGGCATGCCGGTCACGCCGCCGCAGCCCCCGCCCGCGGCGCCCAAGGCGCCCCCGGCCCCGGCGGTGCGCCCCTCCGGGAGCAGTGGCGCCATGGCGGCATTCGTGATCCGGAGCGGGTCGCTGAAGGGCCAGCGCCTGCAGGTGCGGGTCCCGGTGGTGAACATCGGGCGGGCGGAGTACAACGATCTGGTCATCCCCGACGACAGCGTCAGCGGGTCGCATGCCAAGCTGCAGCGGCGCGAGGGCGTGTGGATCCTGGTCGACAACGAATCCACCAACGGCACCTGGGTGGATGGCGAGCGGGTGGCCGGCGAGGCCGCCTTGGGACCCGGCTCGGTGGTCCGCTTCGGCGAGATCTCGGTGCTGTTCGAGCCCACCGACGATCACCTGAGCATGAGCGGCGGGTCGGGGACCAAGGTGATGGGCGCGATGAAGCCGTCGTCGCCCGCGCCCGCCGCCGCCGCGCCCACCCCGCCGCCCGCCCCGGCCCCGGCCCCGGCCCCGGCCCCGGCCCCGGCCCCGGTCCCGCCGCCCGCGCCGCCGGCCCCGGTCGTGGCTCCCCCGGTGGCCGAGAAGCGCCCGACGCCGGTCCCGGCCGCCCCGGTACCGCAGCAGGAGCTCGGGCTCAAGCAGTCCGGCGCGCGGCGGCCGCCGGTGATCGTCTCGTCGTCGCCCCCGAGCCGCGGCATGCCCAAGTGGGTGGTGCCGCTGGTCCTGGTGGTCATTCTCGGCATCGTCGCCGCCGTCCTGCTCACCAGGTAA
- a CDS encoding ABC transporter ATP-binding protein: MADADPHAEPDERRYDAALMRRLLQYIAPYRWLALLAVLLLLATAGLTLVGPLLTQRALDVAVPARDDALLRTLALLFLGALVLEFVLDYAQAYLTAWMGQRVMGDLRLQVFSHLQRLSVSYFDRHPVGRLMTRVTSDVETLNELFSSGVVTVFGDVFTLAAITGMMLLTDWRLALVAFAVMPVMYLSAVTFRRHVRSSFRDIRARVARLNAFLQEHLSGLRVVQLFGREQAEAAAFAAVNRDHLQAHLRSITVYAIFFPVVEFLTSVALALLLWYGGLRVLGGTLTVGVLAAFIQLTRRFFQPLQDLSEKYNLLQSAMASSERIFQLLDTTPEVRSPAAPRALAQPVRGQVAFEHVWFRYRAGAPGADEGWVLRDVSFTARPGQTLALVGHTGAGKTTILSLLLRYYDPERGRITIDGVDLRELDLATVRGLIGFVQQDLFLFTGDIERNLVLDSGRGPAAARQAAERVGASRFIERLPSGYGHVLGERGRSLSVGERQLLSFARALAQDPRILVLDEATSSVDAEAEAQIQRAVTELMVGRTSLVVAHRLSTILHADEILVMHHGEIRERGTHRALLAQGGLYERLYRLQLQGQEVQPPLSA; encoded by the coding sequence ATGGCCGACGCCGATCCGCACGCCGAACCCGACGAGCGCCGCTACGACGCCGCGCTGATGCGGCGGCTGCTGCAGTACATCGCCCCGTACCGATGGCTGGCCCTGCTCGCCGTGCTCCTGCTGCTCGCCACCGCGGGGCTCACGCTGGTGGGGCCGCTGCTCACCCAGCGGGCCCTCGACGTGGCGGTGCCCGCCCGCGATGACGCCCTGCTGCGCACCCTGGCGCTGCTCTTCCTGGGCGCGCTGGTGCTCGAGTTCGTGCTCGACTACGCCCAGGCCTACCTCACGGCGTGGATGGGCCAGCGGGTGATGGGGGACCTCCGGCTCCAGGTCTTCAGCCACCTGCAGCGGCTGTCGGTGTCGTACTTCGACCGGCACCCGGTGGGACGCCTGATGACCCGGGTCACCTCGGACGTCGAAACCCTCAATGAGCTCTTCTCGTCCGGCGTGGTCACCGTGTTCGGGGACGTGTTCACCCTGGCCGCCATCACGGGCATGATGCTGCTGACCGACTGGCGGCTGGCCCTGGTGGCGTTCGCGGTGATGCCGGTGATGTACCTCTCGGCGGTGACGTTCCGGCGCCACGTCCGCTCCAGCTTCCGGGACATCCGGGCCCGGGTGGCCCGGCTCAACGCGTTCCTGCAGGAGCACCTCTCGGGGCTCCGGGTGGTGCAGCTGTTCGGGCGGGAGCAGGCGGAGGCCGCCGCGTTCGCCGCGGTCAACCGGGACCACCTCCAGGCGCACCTGCGCTCCATCACGGTCTACGCGATCTTCTTCCCGGTGGTGGAGTTCCTCACCAGCGTGGCGCTGGCGCTGCTGCTGTGGTACGGCGGGCTGCGGGTGCTGGGCGGCACCCTCACCGTGGGGGTGCTGGCCGCCTTCATCCAGCTCACCCGGCGGTTCTTCCAGCCGCTGCAGGATCTCTCGGAGAAGTACAACCTGCTGCAGAGCGCGATGGCGTCGTCGGAGCGGATCTTCCAGCTGCTCGACACCACCCCCGAGGTCCGTTCGCCGGCCGCGCCCCGGGCACTGGCGCAGCCGGTCCGGGGCCAGGTGGCCTTCGAGCACGTCTGGTTCCGCTACCGCGCCGGCGCTCCCGGGGCGGACGAGGGCTGGGTGCTGCGCGACGTCTCGTTCACCGCCCGCCCGGGCCAGACCCTGGCGCTGGTGGGGCATACCGGGGCGGGCAAGACCACGATCCTGAGCCTGCTGCTCCGGTACTACGACCCGGAGCGGGGGCGCATCACGATCGACGGGGTGGACCTCCGGGAACTGGACCTGGCCACCGTGCGGGGGCTGATCGGGTTCGTGCAGCAGGACCTTTTCCTTTTTACCGGGGATATCGAGCGCAACCTGGTGCTGGACAGCGGGCGGGGGCCGGCGGCGGCGCGCCAGGCGGCGGAGCGAGTGGGAGCCTCGCGCTTCATCGAGCGTCTACCCTCCGGGTACGGGCACGTCCTGGGGGAGCGGGGCCGGAGCCTGAGCGTGGGGGAGCGGCAGCTGCTGTCCTTTGCCCGGGCGCTGGCCCAGGACCCCCGGATCCTGGTGCTGGACGAGGCCACCAGCTCGGTCGACGCCGAGGCGGAGGCCCAGATCCAGCGGGCGGTGACGGAGCTGATGGTGGGGCGCACCAGCCTGGTGGTGGCCCACCGGCTGAGCACCATCCTCCACGCCGACGAGATCCTGGTGATGCACCATGGCGAGATCCGGGAGCGCGGCACGCACCGTGCGCTCCTGGCGCAGGGTGGGCTGTACGAGCGGCTCTATCGCCTGCAACTTCAGGGGCAGGAAGTCCAGCCCCCCCTGAGCGCGTAA
- a CDS encoding flippase-like domain-containing protein: MASVLSPRLLLRGFLIFIGISVLGYAGVLLYGNNLEAFVQALGHIHWGWILVGLGLASMDWFGGGLRNWVLVRLVHPNPPMGGMILSGGMGAWAAYLTPFNSGAGPMTIYAMRRAGIPLPLAVTTTLMSFIATVLFFALAGPLAIVLGAGRSLGNHGDVLGLTLYDLFLGSLGLFVGIGVVLIAVIVFPGLARAGLHRVATRLSRRSQRVADRIEGLRRSIDEAHQSVLAFNSARGWLALLWATILSGPSHANKLLAGYVALRAVGIEAHFVDVLLVQTLITFLLYFAPTPGASGIAELLSSAVMSSAYIPKELSPLYTLIWRAILSYFTLAFGFVVFSRWVHGRFKAGRGIDEDEAAPEAAPAR; this comes from the coding sequence ATGGCATCCGTGCTCAGCCCGCGGCTCCTGCTCCGCGGGTTCCTCATCTTCATCGGCATCTCCGTCCTGGGCTACGCCGGGGTTCTCCTGTACGGGAACAACCTCGAGGCGTTCGTCCAGGCGCTGGGGCACATCCACTGGGGCTGGATCCTGGTGGGGCTCGGCCTGGCCTCCATGGACTGGTTCGGCGGGGGGCTGCGCAACTGGGTGCTGGTGCGGCTGGTGCACCCCAACCCGCCCATGGGCGGGATGATCCTCTCCGGGGGGATGGGGGCGTGGGCGGCGTACCTCACCCCGTTCAACTCCGGCGCGGGGCCGATGACCATCTACGCCATGCGGCGGGCCGGCATCCCGCTGCCGCTGGCGGTGACCACCACGCTCATGTCGTTCATCGCGACGGTGCTCTTCTTTGCCCTCGCGGGACCGCTCGCCATCGTGCTCGGGGCGGGCCGCTCGCTCGGGAACCACGGCGACGTCCTGGGCCTCACGCTGTACGACCTCTTCCTCGGCAGCCTGGGCCTGTTCGTGGGCATCGGGGTGGTGCTGATCGCGGTGATCGTCTTCCCCGGCCTGGCCCGGGCGGGGCTCCACCGGGTGGCCACCCGGCTCTCCCGCCGGAGCCAGCGGGTGGCCGACCGGATCGAGGGGCTGCGGCGGAGCATCGACGAGGCGCACCAGAGCGTGCTGGCGTTCAACAGCGCGCGGGGCTGGCTGGCGCTCCTGTGGGCCACCATCCTCTCGGGGCCCTCCCACGCCAACAAGCTGCTGGCCGGCTACGTGGCGCTCCGGGCGGTGGGCATCGAGGCGCACTTCGTGGACGTGCTGCTGGTGCAGACCCTGATCACCTTCCTGCTGTACTTTGCGCCGACCCCGGGGGCCTCGGGCATCGCCGAGCTGCTCTCGAGCGCGGTGATGTCGTCGGCGTACATCCCGAAGGAGCTGTCGCCGCTGTACACCCTGATCTGGCGCGCGATCCTGTCGTACTTCACGCTGGCCTTCGGGTTCGTGGTCTTCTCCCGCTGGGTGCATGGCCGCTTCAAGGCGGGCCGCGGCATCGACGAGGACGAGGCCGCCCCCGAGGCGGCCCCGGCGCGCTGA
- the uvrA gene encoding excinuclease ABC subunit UvrA, with product MSQSVLRIVNARQHNLRGVTVDLPRRALIVITGPSGSGKSSLAFDTLYAEGQRRYIESLSTYAKQFLERMPKPLVDRLEGLAPAVAIEQRNPAVSSRSTVGTATEVYDYLRLLFARIGRPQCRACGFPVRKDTAQSAATELWSLPGARKLQLTFPLPPAARQHHAAIVENLGALGFVRVLADGTPHHLEELPAGLDLAATTELLVVVDRLALEPAERRAAEPPSRFMEALGTAFQEGEGIAIVLHDDGRLRFTERPACSRCDTPATSVTPALFSFNNPRGACQGCNGFGAVLEYDESLIVPDPARSLAAGALDPWTKPRYETRRRMLATAARALGVSTDTPWRDLPATARRELLHGKVGRYLGMFPFLKGLEEKRYKQYIRVFLRQYQLARTCPACGGGRLNADALAVRVGGEPIAAVAARSVDDLAGWLAGLDLTDWERQVAQLILDELGRRVTFLTDVGLGYLTLDRLTRTLSGGEAQRIALANALGSNLVDALYVLDEPSIGLHPRDIDRLLRLLGRLRDQGNTVIVVEHDPAAMRQADFMLELGPGAGEHGGQVVYAGPMHDGIPSLTGDYLSGKKRIGVPSARRALGPWLRIEGASLHNLRDVSAQIPLGALTAVTGVSGSGKSTLVHDILYRQLETRLRGEHSAKEHLGEAVGSARALTGAEHLEDVLLIDQSPIGRTPRSNPVTYIKAFDEIRELFAAQPEARRHKLGAAAFSFNLAGGRCETCEGAGAVLVEMVFMADVYVPCETCGGSRYRREVLDVKIQGQSIADVLTYTVDEAIRRFRHQARLGQALWHLQQVGLGYLRLGQPATTLSGGEAQRLKIARELAASGRRTGRKLYLLDEPTTGLHLDDVRVLIQVLDRLVDQGHTVVVIEHHLDVIKRADWIIDMGPGAGPGGGTVVAQGTPEQVATVAASHTGRYLREVLADAVPAGA from the coding sequence ATGTCCCAGTCGGTCCTCCGCATCGTCAATGCCCGCCAGCACAACCTCCGGGGCGTGACGGTCGACCTCCCGCGCCGCGCCCTGATCGTCATCACCGGCCCCTCGGGCTCGGGGAAGAGCTCCCTGGCCTTCGACACCCTCTACGCCGAGGGCCAGCGGCGCTACATCGAGTCGCTCTCCACCTACGCCAAGCAGTTCCTGGAGCGGATGCCCAAGCCGCTGGTGGACCGGCTCGAGGGGCTGGCGCCGGCCGTGGCCATCGAGCAGCGCAATCCCGCCGTCTCCAGCCGCTCCACCGTCGGCACCGCCACCGAGGTGTACGACTACCTCCGCCTGCTCTTTGCCCGGATCGGGCGGCCGCAGTGCCGCGCCTGCGGCTTCCCGGTGCGGAAGGACACCGCGCAGTCCGCGGCGACGGAGCTCTGGAGCCTCCCCGGCGCGCGGAAGCTCCAGCTCACCTTCCCGCTCCCGCCGGCGGCCCGCCAGCATCATGCCGCCATCGTGGAGAACCTCGGCGCCCTCGGCTTCGTGCGGGTGCTCGCCGACGGCACGCCCCATCACCTGGAGGAGCTGCCCGCCGGCCTCGACCTCGCCGCGACCACCGAGCTGCTGGTGGTGGTGGACCGCCTGGCCCTCGAGCCCGCCGAGCGCCGTGCCGCCGAGCCGCCCAGTCGCTTCATGGAAGCGCTCGGCACCGCCTTCCAGGAGGGCGAGGGGATCGCCATCGTGCTCCACGACGACGGCCGCCTCCGCTTCACCGAGCGCCCCGCCTGCAGCCGCTGCGACACCCCGGCGACGAGCGTCACCCCGGCGCTGTTCTCCTTCAACAACCCCCGAGGCGCCTGCCAGGGCTGCAACGGCTTCGGCGCCGTGCTCGAGTACGACGAGTCGCTCATCGTCCCCGACCCCGCCCGGAGCCTGGCCGCCGGCGCGCTCGACCCGTGGACCAAGCCGCGCTACGAAACCCGCCGCCGCATGCTCGCCACCGCGGCCCGTGCCCTCGGCGTTTCCACCGACACCCCCTGGCGGGACCTCCCCGCCACGGCGCGGCGCGAGCTGCTGCACGGCAAGGTGGGGCGCTACCTCGGGATGTTCCCGTTCCTCAAGGGCCTCGAGGAGAAGCGCTACAAGCAGTACATCCGGGTCTTCCTGCGGCAGTACCAGCTGGCCCGCACCTGTCCCGCCTGCGGCGGCGGCCGCCTCAACGCCGACGCGCTGGCCGTCCGGGTGGGCGGGGAGCCGATCGCCGCCGTCGCGGCGCGCTCGGTCGACGACCTCGCGGGCTGGCTCGCGGGCCTCGACCTCACCGACTGGGAACGCCAGGTGGCCCAGCTCATCCTCGATGAACTCGGCCGCCGGGTCACCTTCCTCACGGACGTGGGGCTCGGGTACCTGACGCTGGACCGGCTCACCCGCACCCTCTCCGGCGGCGAGGCCCAGCGGATCGCGCTCGCCAACGCGCTGGGCTCCAACCTGGTGGACGCGCTGTACGTCCTCGACGAGCCGAGCATCGGGCTGCATCCGCGGGACATCGACCGCCTGCTCCGGCTCCTCGGCCGGCTCCGCGACCAGGGCAACACCGTGATCGTGGTGGAGCACGACCCCGCCGCCATGCGCCAGGCCGACTTCATGCTCGAACTCGGCCCCGGCGCCGGCGAGCACGGGGGCCAGGTGGTGTACGCCGGCCCCATGCACGACGGCATCCCCTCCCTCACGGGCGACTACCTCTCCGGCAAGAAGCGGATCGGCGTCCCGAGCGCGCGCCGGGCACTCGGCCCGTGGCTCCGGATCGAGGGCGCCTCGCTGCACAACCTCCGCGACGTCTCGGCCCAGATCCCCCTCGGCGCGCTGACCGCGGTCACCGGCGTCTCCGGCTCCGGCAAGAGCACCCTGGTCCACGACATCCTCTACCGCCAGCTCGAGACCCGGCTCCGGGGAGAACACTCCGCCAAGGAGCACCTCGGCGAGGCGGTCGGGAGCGCCCGCGCGCTCACGGGGGCGGAGCACCTCGAGGACGTGCTGCTGATCGACCAGTCGCCGATCGGCCGCACCCCGCGCTCCAACCCGGTGACCTACATCAAGGCCTTCGACGAGATCCGCGAGCTCTTCGCCGCCCAGCCGGAGGCGCGCCGCCACAAGCTCGGGGCGGCCGCCTTCTCGTTCAACCTGGCGGGCGGCCGCTGCGAGACCTGCGAGGGCGCCGGCGCGGTGCTGGTGGAGATGGTCTTCATGGCGGACGTCTACGTCCCCTGCGAGACCTGCGGTGGCAGCCGCTACCGGCGCGAGGTCCTCGACGTGAAGATCCAGGGCCAGTCGATCGCCGACGTGCTCACCTACACCGTGGACGAAGCCATCCGCCGCTTCCGCCACCAGGCCAGGCTGGGCCAGGCGCTCTGGCACCTGCAGCAGGTGGGCCTCGGCTACCTCCGCCTGGGCCAGCCCGCCACCACGCTGTCGGGCGGCGAGGCCCAGCGACTCAAGATCGCGCGGGAGCTCGCCGCCTCGGGCCGGCGCACCGGCCGCAAGCTGTACCTGCTCGATGAGCCCACCACCGGCCTCCATCTCGATGACGTGCGGGTGCTGATCCAGGTGCTCGACCGGCTGGTGGACCAGGGCCACACGGTGGTGGTCATCGAGCACCACCTCGACGTCATCAAGCGCGCGGACTGGATCATCGACATGGGCCCCGGGGCGGGCCCCGGGGGCGGGACGGTGGTGGCCCAGGGCACACCCGAGCAGGTGGCCACCGTGGCGGCCTCCCACACGGGACGCTACCTGCGTGAGGTCCTGGCCGACGCGGTCCCGGCCGGCGCATGA
- a CDS encoding DMT family transporter, which produces MTRRQAVLALWATCLIWGAAFPLVKLALRDATPMAFTAARFLVATVLIAPALRGTTRDEWRAGAVLGLLLALGFATQTIGLQWTTPSRSGFLTSLYIPFTPLVVLVAYRTLPERIATAGLALAVAGLVLLTRPGDLAAGFNRGDLLSVCCALCFALHMVVTGHYATRHRVERLMMAQIVVAGLCTTAATPLLERPAIHWTPLLVALIAYEAVFASVLAIRLQLAAQQVVAPTYAALVYTLEPVIAALASFLLTGDRLSPVQWLGGACIVTGSLLPEIRRRTFARP; this is translated from the coding sequence ATGACCCGCCGCCAGGCGGTGCTCGCGCTGTGGGCCACCTGCCTGATCTGGGGCGCCGCCTTCCCGCTGGTCAAGCTGGCCCTGCGCGACGCCACCCCGATGGCCTTCACCGCGGCCCGCTTCCTGGTGGCCACGGTGCTCATCGCACCTGCGCTCCGCGGGACCACCCGCGACGAATGGCGCGCCGGCGCCGTGCTCGGGCTCCTGCTGGCCCTCGGTTTCGCCACCCAGACCATCGGGCTGCAGTGGACCACGCCCAGCCGCTCCGGCTTCCTCACCTCCCTCTACATCCCGTTCACCCCGCTGGTGGTGCTGGTGGCCTACCGCACACTCCCGGAACGGATCGCCACCGCCGGGCTGGCCCTCGCGGTGGCGGGGCTGGTGCTGCTCACCCGCCCCGGCGACCTCGCCGCCGGCTTCAACCGCGGCGACCTGCTCTCGGTGTGCTGCGCCCTCTGCTTCGCGCTGCACATGGTGGTCACGGGGCACTACGCCACCCGCCACCGCGTGGAGCGCCTGATGATGGCGCAGATCGTGGTGGCCGGCCTCTGCACCACGGCCGCCACGCCCCTCCTGGAGCGGCCGGCGATCCACTGGACCCCGCTCCTCGTGGCGCTGATCGCCTATGAGGCGGTGTTCGCCAGCGTCCTCGCCATCCGTCTCCAGCTGGCGGCCCAGCAGGTGGTGGCTCCCACCTACGCCGCGCTCGTCTACACGCTGGAGCCGGTGATCGCGGCGCTTGCGAGCTTCCTGCTCACCGGCGACCGGCTGAGCCCGGTCCAGTGGCTCGGCGGCGCCTGCATCGTGACCGGAAGCCTCCTGCCGGAGATTCGTCGCCGCACCTTCGCCCGACCTTGA